The Ammospiza caudacuta isolate bAmmCau1 chromosome 17, bAmmCau1.pri, whole genome shotgun sequence genome has a segment encoding these proteins:
- the PMM2 gene encoding phosphomannomutase 2, with product MAAPPSALCLFDVDGTLTAPRQKISAEMAAFMQRLRQKMKVGVVGGSDLAKIREQLGEDVIEKYDYVFSENGLVAYKDGKFLSKQSIQGHLGEDILQDVINYCLGYLAKIRLPKKRGTFIEFRNGMLNVSPIGRNCSQEERLEFYEFDKKEHIREKFVADLQREFAGKGLTFSIGGQISIDVFPEGWDKRYCLGIVAKDGYKTIYFFGDKTMPGGNDYEIFTDSRTEGHSVTSPEDTRRICEELFFK from the exons ATGGCGGCGCCGCCCTCAGCGCTCTGCCTGTTCGACGTGGATGGCACCCTCACGGCGCCGCGCCAG AAAATCTCGGCGGAGATGGCGGCGTTCATGCAGCGTCTGCGGCAGAAGATGAAGGTGGGGGTGGTGGGCGGCTCGGACCTGGCCAAGATCCGCGAGCAGCTGGGCGAGGACG TGATTGAGAAATATGACTATGTGTTCTCAGAAAATGGCCTGGTAGCATACAAAGATGGGAAGTTCCTGAGCAAGCAG AGCATTCAGGGCCACCTGGGCGAGGACATCCTTCAAGATGTCATCAACTACTGCCTGGGTTACCTTGCAAAGATCAGACTGCCAAAGAAGAG AGGCACTTTCATTGAGTTCAGAAATGGGATGTTAAATGTGTCCCCCATTGGAAGAAACTGCAGCCAGGAAGAACGACTTGAGTTCTATGAATTTGATAAA AAGGAGCATATAAGAGAGAAATTTGTAGCTGATCTACAAAGAGAATTTGCAGGCAAAGGCCTCACATTTTCAATAG GAGGGCAGATCAGCATCGATGTGTTCCCAGAGGGCTGGGATAAAAGGTACTGCTTAGGAATTGTTGCCAAGGATGGATACAAGACTATTTATTTCTTTGGAGACAAGACCATGCCA GGAGGGAATGACTATGAAATTTTCACAGACTCCAGAACAGAAGGCCACAGTGTCACATCCCCGGAGGATACAAGAAGAATCTGTGAAGagctattttttaaataa
- the TMEM186 gene encoding transmembrane protein 186, with translation MTCGNVTLQAWLCTGRTAACTAAPFGRSLQKELWTRPWRREAARLPWIAGSWQCLQSQIQRAHGARSYLRRPREPSVCLSHLAPAAVVQQKAVRGRTEEFKLVYRFPGIKYCRILSRLKLLQTATSMIMLPPICYLYLQGQVSQNILLYTTGIAVFAGAMLYGMSHFFRRIIGFIYLSETGQTVRVAHLTFWGRRNDIYCPIETVVTLDEVGDSKDELLHQFKRYNSTDTLYFTIKYGQIVDRQKFTQIFGEFV, from the coding sequence ATGACCTGTGGGAATGTTACCTTACAGGCTTGGCTCTGCACGGGCAGGactgcagcctgcacagcagcaccttttGGGAGATCGCTGCAGAAGGAGCTTTGGACAAGGCCGTGGAGAAGGGAAGCTGCTCGCCTGCCCTGGATTGCTGGTTCGTGGCAGTGTTTGCAGTCACAAATCCAGCGAGCTCACGGTGCCAGGAGTTACCTCAGGAGACCCCGAGAGCCGTCCGTGTGCCTGTCCCACTTGGCCCCTGCTGCTGTGGTCCAGCAGAAGGCTGTGCGTGGCAGGACAGAAGAGTTCAAACTGGTCTACAGGTTCCCAGGGATAAAATACTGCAGGATCCTGTCGAgactgaagctgctgcagactGCCACCTCCATGATCATGCTGCCTCCCATCTGCTACCTCTACCTGCAGGGCCAGGTGTCCCAGAATATCCTCCTCTACACAACTGGCATCGCTGTCTTTGCTGGGGCAATGCTGTACGGTATGAGCCACTTTTTCAGAAGAATTATTGGATTCATCTACTTAAGTGAAACTGGACAAACTGTCAGAGTGGCCCACTTGACATTTTGGGGAAGACGTAATGACATTTACTGTCCCATAGAGACAGTGGTGACTTTGGATGAAGTTGGAGATAGCAAGGACGAGCTCCTTCACCAGTTCAAGCGGTATAACAGTACAGATACTTTGTATTTTACAATTAAGTATGGCCAGATTGTAGACAGACAGAAATTTACTCAAATATTTGGAGAATTTGTGTGA